A window from Fragaria vesca subsp. vesca linkage group LG5, FraVesHawaii_1.0, whole genome shotgun sequence encodes these proteins:
- the LOC101304004 gene encoding uncharacterized protein LOC101304004, which yields MEQFRHIGEVLGSIKALMVLQDGIKINQGQCCLLLDIFTSAFETIGEEIRMNLKLEEKKTKWKGLDQPLRELYTVFREGEIYIRNCMDTKDWWGKAIALYQNKDCVEFHIHNLFCYFPAVIEAIENAGEIAGLDQDEMKKKRIVLKRKYDTEWNDPTLFQWRFGKQYLVPKTMCKRLESAYREDRWRLVEALNEKKIAGGLTKNEQQLGDLLLKKLHGAEFSSGKLFPSSILVGAEEYNIKRRLGNGRQYKEIHWLGHNFAMRHFFGELEPMRSEISTLLSLSHPNVLQYLCGFYDEDKKECFLVMELMSKDLRCYMKENCGARRQILFSLPVVVDIMLQIARGMEYLHSRKIYHGDLNPFNIFLKARSSTEGFFQAKVSGFGLSSLQNKPTYRNSQQQQQQKNEIDPLIWCAPEVLAEQEQTGNTNVRSKFTENADVYSFGMLCFELLTGKIPFEDSHLQGDKMSQTIRAGGRPLFPFPSPKYLVNLTKRCWQTDPSQRLSFASICRILRYIKKFLSMNPDVDQPILQSPPTDYCEIEAWFQKQYKAGGHADAASVSQIPFQMFSYRLGEKEKTPGLIRAEAEANISMSDSLTVIDDTRSFCSDARSLYDVRSVFSEAPTKRSLAAKKRSEVRGRKASGHTGSSDAQTTARISLPKLPTPKLSSPRLYSPKLPSAKPQPSKVHTPKSSFGRSSKTNKTSPPLSCMSPRRSPLQKHFGVENFNQHKLDMKNPSISTPVKEKLSSALYLQISTISQALIFVTRSRGWSFTERPGLLLVVAFIIAQLTPFTSKKDFGKKSREVAWAAEQRTLHGLQSTEGKLFAEKSAFRDINLMAEEAKGHTKIARLRELHTLKGKVESFAKLKGLDIDAMNQNYTI from the exons ATGGAACAATTCCGGCATATTGGAGAGGTTTTGGGTAGTATTAAGGCCCTGATGGTCTTACAAGATGGTATCAAGATCAATCAAGGGCAGTGCTGTTTATTGCTTGATATTTTCACGTCGGCGTTTGAGACGATAGGGGAGGAGATCAGGATGAACCTGAAACTGGAGGAGAAAAAGACCAAATGGAAGGGTCTAGATCAGCCTTTGAGGGAGCTCTACACAGTTTTCAGAGAAGGCGAGATTTACATCAGGAACTGCATGGATACCAAAGACTGGTGGGGCAAAGCAATTGCCCTCTATCAGAACAAGGACTGTGTCGAATTTCACATACACAACTTGTTCTGCTACTTCCCGGCTGTGATTGAGGCGATTGAGAACGCTGGAGAGATTGCGGGGCTCGATCAGGATGAGATGAAGAAGAAGAGGATTGTGCTTAAGAGGAAGTATGATACGGAGTGGAATGATCCGACACTGTTCCAGTGGAGATTTGGGAAGCAGTATTTGGTGCCGAAGACGATGTGCAAAAGGTTGGAGAGTGCTTACAGGGAAGATAGATGGAGGCTCGTTGAAGCTCTAAATGAGAAGAAAATTGCAGGTGGTTTGACAAAGAATGAGCAGCAGCTTGGAGACTTGCTGCTCAAGAAACTACACGGCGCAGAGTTTTCAAGTGGGAAACTGTTTCCGAGCTCAATATTAGTAGGAGCTGAGGAGTACAACATCAAGCGGCGGTTAGGAAATGGACGGCAGTACAAGGAAATCCACTGGTTGGGGCACAACTTTGCCATGAGACACTTCTTTGGGGAACTTGAACCTATGAGGTCTGAGATTTCGACTCTCCTCTCACTCTCCCACCCCAATGTACTGCAATACCTTTGCGGCTTTTATGACGAAGATAAGAAGGAATGCTTTCTTGTTATGGAGTTGATGAGTAAGGATCTCCGCTGCTATATGAAGGAGAATTGCGGCGCAAGAAGGCAGATCTTGTTCTCTCTCCCAGTAGTTGTTGATATCATGCTTCAGATTGCAAGAGGCATGGAGTACCTCCACTCCAGGAAGATCTACCATGGAGACTTGAACCCCTTCAATATCTTTCTCAAGGCAAGGAGCTCCACAGAAGGTTTCTTTCAAGCAAAAGTCTCAGGTTTTGGTTTGTCATCTTTACAAAACAAACCTACCTATCGAAACTCACAGCAACAACAGCAGCAGAAAAATGAAATTGACCCTCTGATTTGGTGTGCCCCGGAAGTCCTAGCTGAGCAAGAACAAACAGGAAATACCAATGTCCGCTCCAAATTCACAGAGAACGCAGATGTATACAGCTTTGGGATGCTTTGCTTTGAGCTCTTGACTGGGAAGATTCCTTTCGAAGATTCACATCTCCAAGGGGACAAGATGAGTCAGACTATAAGAGCAGGAGGGAGGCCTCTATTTCCCTTCCCTTCACCAAAGTACCTTGTAAATCTAACCAAGAGGTGCTGGCAGACTGACCCTTCTCAGCGCCTGAGTTTCGCATCCATTTGCAGGATCTTGCGCTACATCAAGAAATTCCTATCCATGAATCCTGATGTTGATCAGCCAATACTGCAGTCCCCTCCCACGGACTATTGTGAAATAGAGGCATGGTTCCAGAAGCAGTATAAGGCAGGAGGCCATGCTGATGCAGCCTCCGTATCACAAATTCCATTCCAAATGTTTTCTTATAGACTTGGAGAGAAGGAGAAGACTCCAGGCCTGATCAGG GCTGAAGCAGAAGCCAATATTTCCATGAGTGACAGTCTCACCGTTATAGATGATACAAGGTCTTTCTGCTCTGATGCAAGGTCACTTTATGATGTGAGATCAGTTTTCTCCGAGGCGCCAACCAAGAGAAGTCTAGCTGCAAAGAAGCGTTCAGAAGTGAGGGGTAGAAAAGCCTCAG GTCACACAGGTTCATCAGATGCACAAACAACAGCAAGAATTTCATTGCCTAAACTTCCAACACCAAAGCTCTCATCACCAAGACTCTATTCCCCGAAACTTCCATCAGCAAAACCCCAACCCTCGAAAGTTCACACGCCAAAAAGCTCATTTGGTCGCAGTTCAAAGACTAACAAGACCAGTCCACCACTGAGTTGTATGAGCCCCAG ACGTTCTCCCTTGCAGAAACATTTTGGTGTGGAAAACTTCAATCAACATAAGCTTGATATGAAAAATCCTTCTATTTCTACTCCAGTAAAAGAAAAGCTGTCTTCTGCTTTGTATCTCCAAATCAGCACCATCAGCCAGGCGTTGATATTTGTTACTCGGTCCAGGGGATGGTCATTCACAGAAAGACCAGGGCTTTTGCTTGTAGTAGCCTTCATCATTGCTCAACTG ACTCCATTTACTAGCAAAAAGGATTTTGGGAAGAAATCTCGTGAGGTTGCATGGGCAGCTGAACAACGAACACTACATGGACTGCAATCTACTGAAGGAAAATTGTTTGCAGAGAAGAGCGCTTTTAGGGACATTAATCTCATGGCAGAAGAAGCTAAAGGGCACACAAAGATTGCAAG GTTGAGGGAGCTTCACACTCTCAAAGGAAAGGTGGAATCATTTGCAAAGCTGAAGGGTTTAGATATTGATGCCATGAACCAAAACTACACCATCTAA